One genomic region from Salvia hispanica cultivar TCC Black 2014 chromosome 2, UniMelb_Shisp_WGS_1.0, whole genome shotgun sequence encodes:
- the LOC125206134 gene encoding uncharacterized protein LOC125206134: MGDRTDIEKYQEMVKLLMDERDAERAAREALEKKNQEIQPVMNMFNHGNMITFPEGPRIDANNFELRMPLIQRVEQTPFAGRATEDANRHLSKFVEISNTLKLNGVDDDAIRVRLFPFSLTDSAKEWFECMPREKVSTWKDIVAAFLDKYYPSGTILKLKSEIFQFIQGHDEPLYEAFARFKALLRKCPNHGFTVDHQVGILYNGFNEKICVMLDSGANGGFLRKSGEEAMAVIEEFATNSRGWSKERHSLKRIAAIEEAEESSFAKELAELRVRVDQMDSSRKEDPIPPTSIIAVSKPETPAPIVEEINYMQGGGPNRNYNNNYRPNQGDGFNVSKGGVVETAKKEEKYDQGITRILEVITQDKKVNDTKIGVVEARINNLEQGMNTISTAIANINTQMEQIQKKLDEDRAKAAARVDDINKKWVAKQKTGDCPVAGGPPQPLQRAAAEASNGEIPKYAKLLREAVMRKRKPTKADLKLPHHCSEIIQKEKAVKQRDPGQFIIRCRIGEGKVDKALCDLGSSINLMPLKYYEKLNIGPLKTSDVTLRLADNSSIKTVCMIEDVLVKVDDFIFPADFIVLDMKVDKNVPLILGRDFLATCKALIDVGHGEITISDNHSQSTYKIESEMLKFEEAKRAKMEQQCRAVMVTDLTKPQDPFEAEEHTTSTIYVVKEVRRSPKKDDTNPSTSIPQKKKQKRKKATKEDPEIYVIKTNKGKYKWWKKLGTKLLPMPIFNTRVADPPN; the protein is encoded by the exons GTTACGCATGCCCCTTATTCAAAGGGTCgagcaaactccttttgcaGGTAGGGCTACAGAGGATGCCAATCgccatctctccaaatttgtGGAGATCTCAAACACTCTCAAATTGAACGGTGTCGATGACGATGCCATAAGGGTAAGACTCTTCCCCTTTTCATTAACTGATTCTGCTAAAGAGTGGTTTGAATGTATGCCCAGAGAAAAGGTCTCCACATGGAAGGACATTGTAGCTGCCTTCCTCGACAAGTACTATCCGTCGGGCACAATTTTGAAGCTCAAAAGCGAGATCTTCCAGTTCATCCAAGGCCATGACGAGCCCCTCTACGAGGCGTTTGCTCGTTTCAAAGCCCTTCTCCGAAAGTGCCCTAACCATGGTTTCACCGTGGACCATCAGGTAGGAATTCTCTATAATGGGTTTAACGAGAAGATTTGTGTTATGCTTGATTCAGGTGCAAATGGAGGGTTCTTAAGGAAGTCAGGTGAGGAAGCCATGGCGGTAATAGAGGAATTCGCCACCAACAGCAGGGGGTGGTCGAAAGAAAGGCATAGCCTAAAAAGGATAGCTGCAATTGAAGAAGCCGAGGAAAGCTCTTTTGCGAAGGAATTGGCCGAGCTTCGAGTTAGGGTGGACCAAATGGATTCATCAAGGAAGGAGGACCCGATTCCACCGACCTCCATCATAGCGGTCTCTAAACCCGAAACTCCTGCCCCGATAGTGGAAGAAATCAACTACATGCAAGGAGGCGGTCCCAATAGAAATTACAACAATAATTATCGCCCTAACCAGGGGGAcg GATTTAATGTTAGCAAGGGAGGAGTAGTTGAAACAGCCAAGAAGGAGGAAAAGTATGACCAAGGGATCACAAGGATCTTGGAAGTAATCACGCAAGACAAGAAGGTTAATGACACCAAGATCGGAGTGGTCGAAGCTAGAATAAACAACCTCGAGCAGGGAATGAACACGATCTCAACTGCCATAGCCAACATCAACACTCAAATGGAGCAAATCCAAAAGAAGTTGGATGAGGACAGGGCAAAGGCAGCCGCACGAGTGGATGACATCAATAAGAAGTGGGTGGCAAAGCAGAAAACTGGGGACTGCCCAGTcgccggcggaccgccgcaacCATTGCAGCGGGCCGCCGCTGAAGCGTCGAATGGA GAAATACCTAAATATGCGAAGCTACTAAGGGAGGCagtgatgaggaagagaaagCCGACAAAAGCCGACCTTAAGCTACCACATCATTGCAGCGAGATCATTCAAAAGGAGAAGGCAGTGAAGCAGAGAGATCCGGGCCAATTCATTATCCGATGCCGGATTGGAGAGGGAAAGGTTGACAAGGCCCTATGCGATTTAGGATCTTCCATCAATCTCATGCCACTGAAGTACTACGAAAAGCTCAACATTGGGCCACTCAAAACTTCAGACGTAACACTCAGGTTGGCCGATAACTCGTCCATAAAAACTGTTTGTATGATTGAGGATGTCCTAGTGAAAGTcgatgatttcatttttcccGCCGATTTTATTGTGCTTGACATGAAAGTAGACAAGAACGTCCCTCTAATCTTAGGGAGAGATTTTCTTGCTACTTGCAAAGCTTTGATTGATGTAGGTCATGGCGAGATCACAATTAGCGATAACCATAGCCAATCCACCTATAAGATCGAAAGCGAGATGCTCAAGTTTGAGGAAGCAAAGCGGGCAAAGATGGAACAGCAGTGTAGGGCAGTCATGGTCACGGATTTGACCAAACCCCAAGACCCCTTTGAAGCAGAGGAGCATACTACCTCCACCATCTACGTTGTAAAAGAGGTAAGACGTTCTCCCAAAAAGGACGATACTAATCCCTCCACCTCTATCCCGcagaaaaagaagcaaaagaggAAGAAGGCAACCAAGGAGGACCCCGAGATTTATgttatcaaaacaaataaggGGAAATACAAGTGGTGGAAGAAGCTAGGGACCAAGTTGCTCCCTATGCCCATTTTCAACACTCGGGTCGCTGATCCGCCCAATTAG